A window of Apium graveolens cultivar Ventura chromosome 8, ASM990537v1, whole genome shotgun sequence contains these coding sequences:
- the LOC141678510 gene encoding membrane protein PM19L-like, with protein sequence MASGAGKSAALLFLVINLILYLVVIILAAWDVDHAMEKTHETASVLTIPARIFPIYFPKGNMATGFFVIYSLIAGVVGFMNSVTGIYHVMAWNPPSLHAAAASSLATWTITLLSMGLACKEINIGYADSSLRTLEIMVIILSGSQLICLGAIQAGVQDIENEEAFSGRV encoded by the exons ATGGCATCTGGAGCAGGAAAATCAGCAGCATTGCTCTTCTTGGTAATTAATCTTATACTTTATCTAGTTGTAATCATTCTTGCAGCATGGGATGTGGATCACGCAATGGAAAAGACTCATGAAACAG CCTCTGTTCTGACAATTCCAGCTCGAATATTTCCAATTTACTTCCCAAAGGGCAACATGGCAACAGGGTTCTTTGTTATATATTCTCTTATTGCCGGTGTCGTCGGATTCATGAATTCCGTTACTGGAATTTATCATGTTATGGCATGGAATCCCCCCAGCTTACATGCAGCTGCTGCATCTTCTCTTGCAACTTGGACAATCACTTTACTTTCTATGGG ATTGGCATGCAAAGAGATCAATATTGGTTATGCAGATTCCAGCTTG CGAACTCTCGAGATAATGGTAATTATACTGAGTGGGAGTCAGTTAATTTGCCTAGGGGCAATCCAAGCTGGGGTGCAAGACATTGAGAATGAGGAGGCTTTCAGCGGAAGAGTTTGA
- the LOC141678509 gene encoding glutamine synthetase, chloroplastic, translated as MAQILAPSVQWQTRFTKNSIEASSMTSKMWGSLFLKQNKKARVKSSTKYRALAVKSEDGTINRMEDLLNLDVTPYTDKIIAEYIWIGGTGVDVRSKSRTISKPVEHPSELPKWNYDGSSTGQAPGDDSEVILYPQAIFKDPFRGGNNILVICDTYTPQGEPIPTNKRHKAAQIFSDAKVLGEVPWFGIEQEYTLMQQNVNWPLGWPVGGYPGPQGPYYCAAGADKSFGRDISDAHYKACLYAGINISGTNGEVMPGQWEFQVGPSVGIEAGDHIWCARYLLERITEQAGVVLTLDPKPIDGDWNGAGCHTNYSTKSMREEGGFEVIKKAILNLSLRHKEHISAYGEGNERRLTGKHETASIDSFSWGVANRGCSIRVGRDTEKEGKGYLEDRRPASNMDPYIVTGLLAETTLLWEPTLEAEALAAQKLSLNV; from the exons ATGGCTCAGATCTTAGCTCCGTCAGTGCAATGGCAGACGAGGTTCACAAAAAATTCTATAGAAGCAAGTTCAATGACATCAAAGATGTGGGGTTCTCTATTCCTGAAACAGAACAAGAAAGCACGGGTTAAAAGTTCTACCAAGTATAGAGCATTAGCAGTGAAGTCTGAGGATGGCACCATAAATAGGATGGAAGATCTACTAAATTTGGACGTAACTCCTTATACTGATAAGATCATCGCCGAGTATATTTG GATAGGAGGAACTGGTGTTGATGTTCGAAGCAAATCAAGG ACAATCTCAAAGCCAGTTGAGCACCCTTCCGAGCTACCAAAATGGAACTACGATGGATCAAGTACTGGGCAAGCACCTGGAGATGATAGTGAAGTGATTTTATA CCCTCAAGCAATTTTCAAGGACCCTTTCCGTGGCGGTAACAACATCCTC GTAATCTGCGATACCTACACTCCACAAGGAGAGCCTATCCCTACAAACAAACGCCACAAGGCTGCTCAAATATTTAGTGATGCCAAGGTTCTAGGTGAAGTTCCATG GTTTGGAATAGAGCAAGAGTAcaccttgatgcaacaaaatgTAAACTGGCCTTTGGGTTGGCCAGTTGGAGGCTATCCTGGTCCTCAG GGTCCATATTATTGTGCTGCTGGAGCGGATAAGTCATTCGGTAGAGACATATCTGACGCTCATTATAAGGCTTGCTTATATGCTGGAATTAATATTAGTGGCACAAATGGAGAGGTTATGCCTGGCCAG TGGGAATTTCAAGTAGGTCCTAGTGTCGGTATAGAAGCTGGTGATCACATCTGGTGTGCCAGATACCTCCTTGAG AGAATTACTGAACAAGCTGGGGTTGTTCTCACACTTGACCCGAAACCAATTGAT GGTGACTGGAATGGAGCAGGCTGCCACACCAACTACAG TACAAAAAGTATGAGAGAGGAGGGAGGCTTTGAAGTGATTAAGAAAGCAATCTTAAACCTTTCCCTTCGCCACAAAGAGCACATCAGTGCATATGGAGAAGGAAACGAGAGAAGATTGACAGGAAAGCATGAAACTGCCAGTATTGACTCCTTTTCATGG GGAGTTGCTAATCGTGGTTGCTCAATCCGTGTGGGGCGTGATACTGAGAAGGAAGGCAAAG GTTACTTGGAAGATCGGCGCCCTGCTTCAAACATGGACCCATACATTGTGACTGGTTTACTTGCCGAAACTACATTACTGTGGGAGCCAACGCTTGAAGCTGAAGCTCTTGCTGCACAGAAACTGTCTTTGAATGTTTAG